ATCAATGTAGAAGTACCTTCAAATTTACATGATGCAAATAGTATTAAATAGGTTGAGGACTCAAGGGATACAATACTTTTCACAACTGTATATATAACATGTGTTTGTATTTGGTGCATAAAAAAGTGGTTTTAGTAACTGActacatataaaaataacaacTCCAATCACACTTTTCACTCtaacaaattgtgaaaaaagttacaaaaaaaaaaattgacctcAAAAAAGATTACTTAATAGCATTTTAaccctaatttattttttattttgattgtgtttattacttggcaaaaaaaaaaaatttattttaattttttaatttagcaaAGGTGTGATTGGAATTAATCATGCACCGTTCAATCCATCCCATCGTTAGGCAAAATGTAATGATACAGTCTAGAAGATCTTCTGGCAAGCAGATCTAAATTGTAGGACCAAATCACCCTTGATGCCCACTCCCTAATGGGACAAATGGGTGCAGTTCGACCACGACATATGATAAGAAGAATAACTGGCTTTGAATGAGGATAATGTTACTATGTGGGTGCTCTCTTTTGTTATCAGTAAGCTTTGTTTTTCATTGGATTCATTACAAAATAGATGCTTACTTTTTTCATTGAATCTTTAGATGAGAATAACTTgcaaaatcaaagattaattcAAACACTTCCATTTTAGtcatgcaaaaaaaatatttaatatacaaAAACTTGGAGGAAAGTGAGAGGATTTCGTAGGAGTTAGACTTGAGCATGACTTAGAGCCTAAACATTGAGCTTAAataatttatatgtaataaaatcagttattttattattcttattagtaataaattatttttttttgtttaaaattattggGGAGGGAAGGGAGATATTGTCGAACCCACAACACTAGTAGAGACAAGAGAAGTTGTAGGTGCCATTGGCCTACAAAGTACAAAATCATTTCCAATGccataaatatgatatttagtTAGTAAACATTTATGGCCCAATAACTATCCATactcaaggtttttttttatttttttatttttataaattagtGACTTGTGTTTTGGATAACtcaattgataatttttattatttttttgaataagagTCTTGAGTTACGAATTTTGCCTACCCTAAaagttaattagtttttttatataatactcCATTCGTTCCACTTTAtttgtcctgtttgaaaagtcaaactttttaaggggatattatttattatcttatctgtcttataaaaatgtataagtttacaaaactacccttaaataaatttattagtttaaaaaaaaaaagttattcttaatgaggcaaTTAAAAAAGTGCTCTAATTAGATTAGTTTTTTCTAAATattagttagttttcttttcaaatagttttgaaaataaagtcgaggtataataggaatattagtaaattaataacttttatttttagaaacaagacaatattttgggacatctcaAAATGAAATAGAGGACAAATAAAGTGAGACGGAGGGAGTAATAAATTGCAATCATCATGTAATGTGTGTCATACATACGAATTCAattgtatttataaatttatatatagaaaaataatgatTGATCATGAATGTTAAATATCTCAATACATCATAAGGgtatttattatcaaatcaaaacaTATCTTATCATAAAATAGGTcttattttaatgagtaatgTTAGTATCACAACTTTTATCATAATTTGCTCATGTGAAAAGTTGTGAGTGCTGAAATTATGGTCccatcacttttattttatcaCTTGTAACTTGTTACATGAGCGAATTGTGATAACAATTGTTATTCTaacatttttcctattttaacaTGTGATGGTGTATCAATGGACTGCTCTCTGTACCTGCAACACAAATGAAAGCTAGGTAGTGGCATTCTAATGCCTAAATTAGTATCTATTTTTCAAGATAAAAGCTTAAATTTGGTAGATTTCAGACTTAAAAGATCGTTGATTTTCAAGAATTGCGTATTCCCATTTAGTTATCAGCCTTCTACTATAGACTCTCAATCATTAACTCGTGAGTTTTAATTATCCTACTTGCAATCGTTCCACTATCTTGAGCCAACCGACAAGGGCTTTAGAAAAATCCTCtcttaaaatcaatattttaaaattaatttgttagtactttttttttttggtaaagattTTGGTCAATTCAATTTGAGAGTCACACCTACAAAACTATCTGTATATTTATTCCATGAATTAATTATCCTAACTCCCATTTTAACTCCAGCCCTcattaacaacaataaaaaaaaaaaaaaaaaaaagcagctaaAGTTGAGTCCTTGACTTGACGAAGGAAGAATAGAAAAAATCCCGAGTACAAAAAATTTCCCAGCTTCTTATTATTACTGAGAGTAGTGtgtgagtgatgaaaaaaatagtaaattttacGTAAAAGTGAttgataattaattataattataatttattttgtaaaataattatgataaaaattgtgactTTTGATAGTGTGtgaatggtaaaaaaataataagttttatttaaaagtaatagataatcaatcataatttatCTTATAAgataattatgataaaaattagcgtaaaatataaaattggccATATAAGtttcttcaatttttaattttataatattttctgaTGAAGCCttaagaaatcaccagtaagctgctgGTACTCCAccgattgaagcaacacctgcgaagaaaaagtaggtgatcgacagagagcaccggtgtggtgccggccaaagaccctccgacgatcaagttagaatctttaaacaaccctagagtgccagagttgaggtaattgtgcgtaccctTTGTCATGAGAGtttttggggtttatatagtggtgtagagccgaaataaacgccttggcgaggaagtactttccttttagaagagcaattcgcggatctttgcatATCGTATAgagctcttttccttatagggatccTTTTGACTAAGACCAAACGTGTAGcgaaagaactttccttatattcacgtatgtagaagtcaagatGGATTAAGAATGGAGGTTGGATTACCCCTTCAGCCTTTTTTCTGCCTAGGTCGTCAACCAATATGCACCTCCTACACTGCCGCCAGCCTAGGTCGTCAACCAAAGTGCACCTCCTATACTGCCGTCAGCCTAGGTACATCTCCAAAGATATCGTCGGCTAAGGACCTTCTCACCTTGGCCGTCAGTCTTCGCTATCTTGATTCCTTTAGCCTAACGTCACCACGTAAGGGGTGTGGCCTCGAACGTTAAAAGAGGTGCCAACGACAATAGCTGACGGATAGTATATTTCTGTCAGCTTATTAATGTGCAGTCAGTATGTAATAAGTATAATTCTGTCAACTTCTTAACGTACCGTCAACATAAAATAACGTcactattattttctttaaaaattttaaattaaaaaaatttaattaatgattgaaaaatatttttttgttttttttaaacttttaacaaaagttaacgaaaaaaccttaattgaataaatttaaaagaattaaaattaacgaaaataaaattagaaggatgaaataaaattttaaaaaaaaaagtttgagattaattttgtaattttagcctaaaaattatgacttacttttaaaaaaagaaaaaaggtataTAAAAATGACTGCATAAAGTCCCATCATGTCCCGTCAGTTTCCCAAAAAAAGCCAAACTAATCACTTCTCTGAACTCAGCATCAAATGCATACACACCAGTTTACTGTACTGCCATTTCAAGACATAGGACACACCCGTCATTATTCAAACTCCTCAGTCCCTTTTCTGCCATTTCACATACacacgctctctctctctctctctctctctctctctctctcctacttCCACCTTACACACTCACTCACACTCACAGAACTCTCGGACTCACTTCACAGCTACTcaacacatctctctctctctctctatctttagAAACAACAAGAAGAAGGAAATGGGTAGTCGAATTCAGTCGCACCAGCTGAGCAATGGGCTGTACGTGTCGGGTCGACCCGAGCAGCAGAAAGATAAGCTACCCACAATGGGTTCACGCGCCGTCCCCTACACCGGCGGCGACGTCAAGAAATCCGGCGAGCTCGGCAAAATGTTCGATATCCAAATTCTCGAAGGCCCAGGCCCGCACCCACCTCCGTCTTTGAAATCCTCACGCCCGTCAACAAGCGGGTCGCTCCGATCCGGATCCGGGTCCACCTCCGGCCCACTGAGCTCCAAGCACACAACCTCCTCCGGCCCAATGACGAGAAAGTCCTCTGGGCCCATGCCGCTGCAGCCCACGGGCTTAATCACGTCCGGCCCGCTCGGATCATCAACCGGGCGTCGGTCGGGTCATCTGGACTCCGGGTCCGGGTCCGGGCCGGGGAAGCCGAGCTACGGGGCGGCCGTGACGAGCTTGGGTTCGGGGGCGGAGGTGAGGGTGGGGATTGGGGTGTCGAAGGCTGCTGTTTGGGTGTTCGTGGTGGCGGTGGCGATGGGGTTGCTGGTTGGGGCGTTTCTGATGGTGGCGGTCAAGAAGGCGGTGGTGCTGGTGGCGGTGGCAGGAGTGGTGGTTCcggtggtggcggtggcggttTGGAATTGTGTTTGGGGGAGGAGAGGGTTAGTAGGGTTCGTGAGAAGGTACCCTGATGCTGAGCTTCGCGGTGCTCTTGATGGACAGTTCGTCAAGGTCACTGGGGTAATTTCACTtccatctttttttatttttttactatttattattatattatattatattatatacagTACATTTTATTAATGGAATCTTAgtaagattataattttttttgggggtttacATGTAAGGTAACACATGTCAATTAAAGACCCAACCGAATCCTAGGACCTTGTTGTGGTTATTTCGTAATGATTAACATTGGattaggtgtaaaaaaaaaaaaaacactaaaaaaatatattattattattttttaattttttatttagtctgTTGAAGATGTATAGCCGACCACCAAAGTTTTGGGGATGTGGTGATGATGATTTTGGAAAGGAATATGGGTAGTTCAGTTGggtgaaaaaagagagaggactaaaatagaaagagatttctttgttttttatatgtacTTTTATGGTTATATATGTGATGTGTGGACTTGGATATGGGATTATGGATGGATGGGTCTTTTCTTTGACTAAGGCTATCTTTAACTGAGATTGACATTTCTGCTATatatttatttgggttttgttttgttttgcctttGATTTTAAGATTCCTtagttttggtttgataatGATGTTATGGATTTATTAGGGAAGTCAGTGAGATTTTAGATATTGCACCTTGCATGGTGTGGGATGTCTTTGCAAGTTAGGAACTTGTTGAAGGTACTAGTTCGATTGGTATGTGAACTTGTCCGGGGGGGACGATATGTTGCACTTGCAGGTTGGCAAGGTTGCATGTGCTGGTTAGAATTTGGAAGGGACCACATTTTGCTTCTTTAGTGGTTAAACGATATAAATTTCAGTTAAGTTGACTGCCAAACATGGTTTTGGAATGGGGATTTGAAGTAGTAGGAATCTTTTGTTCTACCCTGATGGTTTTACTGCACGAATGCATCTAAACTACTTGGAAGTCATGAATGCCAATCAACTAAAGACGCCAATAGATTTTGTCAATTTCTTAAGAGGGTCTCCAAGATTGATTTCAAGATGGGCCTTTCAATGTGATTTATACCACTGAAATGATAATGTTGGTTCATTTAAGTGAATGGTCTGATGGTCTCTTTCATTGTTAATGTTGACAAGCTGACATaatgtttcaaattttgttaGATGAAAGGTGGAAGACTTTGTTGAACTTCAAGCCACCTTGTTTACTCTGGTCCACCACATGAACAAtgcattctttttcttcttctttctactTGTTACTGGGGTAACTTCTCtgtgtttattttttgaataggTAGGGGTTTGAACCACAACCTGTTTGATCTGGACCAAACTGGTCCATCACAGCTGGTTCTGTTGGAATACTACTTTGGATCTGGGGTTTAATTGTATTCTAAAACCTTACCCCTCGTTGCCCACCTAGTCCCTTTTTCGCCTCACCCACCACCAGAATCACACAGCGTCAGATCTGGCCTCATTGTCACTACTTACCATTGATTGGTGCAAAACTGAGTCAAATTTGGTGTCGGATCATCGTCACCACATCAGATCTGGCCAATTTTTCTTGATCTCCCTCCTTTGGCAACCACTCACCCACTACCTAGGGAAACTGAGCAATCTGACTGCTGACTCAAAGAGAAATCTCGGTCAAGAATCCAACCCATTTTGGTTTGCAACAGTTTGAATCTTCTGCACCTGGTTGAGATTGGATTGGATGGTGGTTATGCAAGAAATCGGAACCGATTCAACCTGTGCTCAGCCTGAACCATAGGGCTATCACTTGAATCTTTTCTCTGCTTTTAATTTGGAAGACGTAAGAATCATGTTGAAAATATATGGCAGATTCTGGTTGAGATTTGAATGAACTTGGATGGAGACTCAGGGAATTGTTTTTTGGTTAGCCTGAAAAGGCAAAAATTATATTGGGTGGTGgctaagaaaaagagagaatgaaagaaagaagaaattataGATGTTGGAATCTTGACTTTATCAATAAATTGCGGTTAGGTTGGTCAATATAAATAATAGATGTAACATGAAAATTGAAGTAACAAATTTATGAGGAAGAATATCAATAAGTTGTATGGGAAATTCTGTCAGCTTTCGGTTTAGAGGTTGTTATTTTAGCCATTTCATTATCTGTTGAGATAGTCCGAATGGCAGAGGATTATTCTTAGAAAATGAATAGAGAAACCGGAGGTTAGAGATGGAGTTTCTATAGGATTTACTAAGCTTGATTTAGTGGATGTCCGCCCTTCAAGATACCCAAATATTCCATCTCCTGGATATCAGGATTATGTTCGGCTCAAACCAAATCATTTTTGTGAAtgttgagcatctcatcaagtaATCTCCAATGTGAGTTTAGTAGGAAGATACTTTTTATTGAAACATTTAGATAGGTGTTTATCTCATCAAGTTTCTAAAGTTCTGCTGTTAGTCAGACATCTCTAAATTCATCTCTAGCAGCAGAATACTTGAACTGCTTTTGAAATTTTACTGGTTGTAGaagtttattattaatataCTTGTGCAATTTGACTTGTATGTGATTAAATAACTATATTCTTAATGTATTGATtgaaagggaggaaaaaaaagaggataatTTAAAGAGGataatttttctgtttttctatttttcagtttattcttttatataagTTATTTCAAGTGAAGTAATGTATTATATTTCTCTTTATGTAGGTTGTTACTTGTGGTAGTATTCCTCTGGAGTCATCCTACCAAAGGATACCTAGGTGTGTATATGTGTCCACAGAACTCTATGAATATAAGGGATTGGGTGGAAAATCTGCAAATCCTAAACACCGTTGCTTGTCGTGGGGATCTAGACATTCAGAGGTTAGTTTTTCCTATTGGTTTTCTTCAAATAATGGTTTGAGGATCAAAGATTGGTAATAATGTAGTTACTTTTAATGAACAGAAATATGTGGCTGACTTTTACATATCAGACTTCCAATCTGGGTTAAGAGCATTAGTAAAGGCTGGTTATGGGGCTAAGGTTGCTCCATTTGTAAAACCAGCAACTGCAGTTGAAGTCACAAAGGAAAACAAGGACTTATCTCCAAGCTTTTTACGTTGGCTAGCTGACCGCAACCTCTCTAGTGATGACCGTATAATGCGCCTCAAAGAAGGGTATGCCAATGATTGTTCTGTTATGAGCCTTcttatatgcattgttttgaGAATTATAAGATTAGAAGTTGAGATTCTtagattttcagttttcatgCTTTTTACAGTTGAATGCTTCATAGAGGATGTTTGTTGTCTTTCAGGTATATCAAAGAAGGGAGCACTGTAAGTGTAATGGGGGTTGTTCGACGCCATGATAACATACTTATGATTGTTCCACCTTCAGAGCCTGTCTCAACAGGTTGTCAGTGGGTCCGTTGCCTTCTCCCTACCTATGCTGAAGGATTAATTTTGACGTGTGATGATAATCAAAATGCTGATGTGGTTCCTGTgtaaaaaatttctatcttgtctTTATGTTTTGATAAATTCCCAAGTAAATATTGGAAGGGCGGAACTGATGGAAATATGCCACACCGCCTAAGTAAGCTGTTCTTTCCTGTCCAAATTTAAGTGTGTAAATTGCCCTAGAAGATCAGAGCAAGAAGCTGAAGATCAAGTAATAATCATTGAACTCCAGTTGGTGGTTAAGACGCCACAAGCTAGGATGCTAATGGAGATGATAGGGGAAAATGGATTTCCACTATCAAGAAGTTAGAAGATGTATTGTGAGGAAGCTGCACATTTTGATTTTTGCTAATTTGATATGTACATAAGTCGAGTTGATGAGTTGCGGTAAATGGTTCAAATTGGTTTGCTACTCTCAATTATAGCATAAACTGTAGAATTATTagtatttatgtattaaaatcTGATTTTAATTAGTCACTGTTTGATGGTGTGAATTGTTTATGGGGATCTTGTCAATATCCATATTCATCTATTCTTAGTGAAATTATCTCTCTAACATAAATGTAGACCTCATTGAGATTTACATTTATGTGAGAGAAAGGTGTAGTCTACGGGATATATTGAATAATTTATCCTGTTCATGATATGTACCAATAAAGTTTTCAATTCTAGTGTTAGAACTTGTACTGAGAATAATAGGGGTTTTATCTTTtaattcttcttccttttgagTTTCTCATTGCTAGACTTGTTTTCTAAAGGTATTGAAATGTATGATGGCAGACGCctaagagaaagaaataaaaaatctcGCTATTTCTATTGGCTTCTGTCAATTAATTCAGCTCTCCATATTTAAGCTTTTATAATTCCCATGCAATGTGCtatataacttattattaattttcttcaatatttcaataagtTTACCAAGAATCTTACAAAGTAATTGGTTGGCACTTTAATTCATGATTTAGATCTCTCAACTACtgatgtataaaaaaatatctcaataaattttcttgtaaaaattgtaatatttagttttttataaacaaaataaaaagacactAAGAGTAGTGTAGTGGTATAATCACGTTATATATATgttcacaaattgaaaattgcatgatataatGGTTGATATAAATAAGCATGTTTCattcttactaaaaaaaaatgcatatattcttcgattattattattttttacattcttgattgggtaaattcacaaatatttaatttttatggtttttgtgttaattgtTGTCAAAGAACATCCACATTCCAAacatacaattatttttttttttacattttaaaatatgtaatttgaaatatggtattaaacacatattttgctatatgaatattttaatcATGTGTttttacaacatattttaaacCACAATTTTCACATTCTTTTAACACCACTACCAAACGGGCGCTAAAGCAATTGCCTTTGAAATATAGCTCTTGTGCGGAATATATATCTTTGAAATATAGCTCTTGTgcggaatatatatatatatatatatatatatatatatatatatatatatatatatatatatatatatggttttacTAACGTGTGTCCTAAAGGCACACAATAATATACCATTTTTAGAAAGAAGTTTTATcgagaattgaaatttttttacaactttttcaatttttcataaaatattttcaaaaataaatggattaatgtgtgcccttaaccGAATCCATATAGTGTACATGTTACTCATATTCACAATGTGCCGGTCTTCTTAGCCACCTGTGGCCATATATAACGAAATATATGAGTTGGCGTCACTTACAAACGAAATACataacttataaatttattctttgccatttaattatGCCATTGTAAACCAGTTATCAAACCAATGGGGTTTTAAGAGTAGAAGGTATTACAGAGAAAATAGAAAGGGATCTAGAGTCTCGAAGGCGTCCCTCCTGCCACCACCAGAGTTTCTCCTGTTATATAAGAAGCATCATCAGATGCCAAAAAGGCAGTAGCAGCAGCCATGTCTTGAGTGGTACCAAGCCTGTTAAGCATAGTCTTCCCCTCGACCTCCTTCCTCTGCAATAAATTAAACACATATTCGGTTAATTGCAGAGGTCAGTGTTCAACATATTCTTAAGTGGGCAAGGCCGGACACGGACTGCAACTTGGGATGGATTTATACTTACAACGGCATCATTTTCTGTAATGAATGAGGCAAAGTGTGTTGGTACAAAACCGGGGGCAACACAGTTCACACGTGTATTTGGAGCCATCTCGGCTGCAAGTGCCTAGATGGTGATTGAGAAAGAATTAGAACAAGAAAGAAGCTTTCCATGATTTGCTTGAATACACAACTAATATAAAACATGGATATGGGAACCAAGTCAAACCTTGGTAAGTCCAAGAAGGGCTGTCTTAGTCACCCCATACATAGCCATGGAAGCTGGTGGATGGTATCCAGCAATAGAGGAAATGATGATCACAGAAGAACCCTTGGACATATGAGGACCTGCATCCTGTAAAATCAATTAAATGAGACTCGAAAATTAACAAATCATACTAGCAATGTCAGCACATTAAGACTACAAGGATAATCTACCGTGGAGAAGGTTATCAAGGCCACTAATTACAGTATACCTCAGACATAGTATCTATAATGACTATATTCAATtcaaaaaaaacgaaaaaaagaaagaaagaaaaagacagagtatccatagaaaaaaaaaaaaaaaaaattaagtagacCCTATACCATAAAGGATTACAGACGTTCTTCCATTCTTATAATCTTCTCTTAAAATGAAAAACCTTTGCTAAAAGAAATTACCTTCAAGATAAGTATGGAGGATTTGACATTTATCTCCCACAGCTTATCCAGGACAGATTCTTGAGTTTGCAAAATGCTATCAACAGATGGATTAGAAGCAGCATTGGATACGACCACatctattttaccatatttCTGCAGATGAACAATTAAGTTAAGATTATATTTACACATTCAAGTGTTAGCAAAGACAGACACTCTTAATAATACATGAATCCATGCCATTTAAAGGTAAGTAGACTGtttgtaaatgaaccaagccatTTATAAATAACTTGGACTTGGCTTGTTAAAAAGCttattcatgtttgtttgtttttaaacaAGCCAAGCTTGTGAACATTAGGGCTCTACACAAAACAAGCTGAGCTTAGACTTGTTTGCGGTCTTGGTAATAAACTTAATATGAGCTTGACAATTAACCCAAATCTTACTAGACTTTAAGTAATTAGGAATTGGGACCACTCGTCCAAACCAAATAGGCTTGATAATAAACTTGATATGGGCTTGGTAATGTACTTATGTTGGATCTCAACCTCAAAAGCTTAATATTGAGCTCAAGTTTGAGATGGATATTAagttcaagcttggcttgatTAATGAATCAATCCGAGTTCAACCTTTTAGACATTTTGATGAGCTTGAGCTCAAGCATCATTTATTAAGCTTGGGCCAAGCTTGAACATTTTACATTCATTGTTGAGCCAAGCTTGAACAGTCACTACTCAACCAAGCTTAACTTGTTTACAGCCTTTAAGTAGACACATAAAGTAAACACAGAGGAACCTAGAAACTAGAAAGCAACAACTATAATGTAGCATGTATACTAGGGAATGTTTGAATGCCATGATCATTGTGGGAATAACTGTTCATTTGAAAAAGTAATCATCGCCTTTGACAGAAAATTAGATTAAAGCTTTCACTAATGGAGTTCTATTAATTTCTAACTTTTAGAATGACATAGATTCCATTATCTAATCAtggtgagaccaaaagggattGCCAAAATCAACTGGGACCACCTGTTGGCTTGTCTGACTTCCATAGCAAAAACAACATGCAAAAGATGAGCCTTGTCCTCTCTCTATTAAACCTAAACTCACTTTCTATACATTAACTTACTTTTCTAGTGCCATtcatataaaaatcaattattcaACTTCATTTCTCACCTGAGTAGTCTTGTCTATAAGGTTCTTCCTCTGTTGTGCGTTTGACACATGACAAACAACACCCAACACATCGATTCCTCGTGATTTGAGTTTTTCGACCGCCTCATCTACATTTTTCTGTAACAATTTCACCATATACAAGTAAATCAACATCATATATCTACATAACAAACAACATGAGGCTTACCAGTTTATAAAGGCAAATCCTTCTTTTTAACACGCACACATGCATTAAACTAGAGTTGAAAGAAAATCCAACTTGAAGGCATTTCAAGCATAATCAGATACAAAAagtcaacaacaacaaacaaagccttggtctcaaaattttggggttggcTTCAAGCATAATCAGATAagatcccaaaaaaaataaaaattaaacaaatccATGACTCCACCTACAATCATTCACTCAACAGAAGACCATatcaaatatgaatttaattcaATAACCCCCCTTGAATTCAGCTATAACATCTCAACTCTGCGCACAACAAAACCTGATACTAAGTGCTAACGCTAGGATTAGATGAAATCGAAATTTCATTTCCTCAAAACCAGAACAACATGAAATTCAGAGTTGCATGTGCTCTTCATCTCAGTTTCCAAAGCAATCAACCATAAAAGTAGTAGAAAAAGAAACCAACTTTAGCTAGAGTTGAGAAACCCCATATGAATTAAAGCCTATCTATCCCAATATATGAATGAAAAATCGAAAATTGAGGGACTCCCACATACCTGTTTGCGAGAAGAGATGACAACAGAGGCACCTTCCAAGCCGAACCTCTCAGCAATGGTGAAGCCAATGCCCTGAGTGGAAGCAGTCACAATGGCAACCTTGCCTTCAAATCTCTTGGCAATCTTTGTCCCCTCCATGTTGTTTGGCTTCCTGATCTATGTAATGAAATCGAGTAAATTA
The sequence above is drawn from the Castanea sativa cultivar Marrone di Chiusa Pesio chromosome 5, ASM4071231v1 genome and encodes:
- the LOC142633465 gene encoding putative membrane protein At1g16860, which codes for MGSRIQSHQLSNGLYVSGRPEQQKDKLPTMGSRAVPYTGGDVKKSGELGKMFDIQILEGPGPHPPPSLKSSRPSTSGSLRSGSGSTSGPLSSKHTTSSGPMTRKSSGPMPLQPTGLITSGPLGSSTGRRSGHLDSGSGSGPGKPSYGAAVTSLGSGAEVRVGIGVSKAAVWVFVVAVAMGLLVGAFLMVAVKKAVVLVAVAGVVVPVVAVAVWNCVWGRRGLVGFVRRYPDAELRGALDGQFVKVTGVVTCGSIPLESSYQRIPRCVYVSTELYEYKGLGGKSANPKHRCLSWGSRHSEKYVADFYISDFQSGLRALVKAGYGAKVAPFVKPATAVEVTKENKDLSPSFLRWLADRNLSSDDRIMRLKEGYIKEGSTVSVMGVVRRHDNILMIVPPSEPVSTGCQWVRCLLPTYAEGLILTCDDNQNADVVPV
- the LOC142634173 gene encoding tropinone reductase-like 3; this encodes MEGTKIAKRFEGKVAIVTASTQGIGFTIAERFGLEGASVVISSRKQKNVDEAVEKLKSRGIDVLGVVCHVSNAQQRKNLIDKTTQKYGKIDVVVSNAASNPSVDSILQTQESVLDKLWEINVKSSILILKDAGPHMSKGSSVIIISSIAGYHPPASMAMYGVTKTALLGLTKALAAEMAPNTRVNCVAPGFVPTHFASFITENDAVRKEVEGKTMLNRLGTTQDMAAATAFLASDDASYITGETLVVAGGTPSRL